The following proteins are encoded in a genomic region of Stutzerimonas balearica DSM 6083:
- a CDS encoding DEAD/DEAH box helicase: MTFASLGLIEPLLRTLESLDYHTPTPIQAQAIPAVLKGRDLMGAAQTGTGKTAGFALPVLQRLCTDGPKVMSNSVRALVLVPTRELAEQVYQSLRSYGQDLPLRSYAVYGGVSLNPQMMALRKGIDVLVATPGRLLDLYRQNAVKFAQLQVLVLDEADRMLDLGFARELDELFAALPKKRQTLLFSATFSEPIRQLAGELLRDPLSVEVSPRNTAAKTVKQWLVPVDKKRKTELFLTLLEERRWTQVLVFARTRKGVDALVEALERAGIAADSIHGDKPQPSRLRALERFKAGEVRILVATDVAARGLDIQGLPQVVNFDLPFVAEDYVHRIGRTGRAGASGEAVSLVAADEVDQLAAIETLIGQVLPRHELPDFIPEHRVPATAPGGQVIKKPKKPKKPKDVPGKGRIHLGNWFDENEKPNAKPIRKVPSLGGRPAKKPR, translated from the coding sequence ATGACCTTCGCCTCCCTCGGCCTGATCGAACCGCTGCTGCGGACCCTCGAAAGCCTTGACTACCACACGCCGACGCCGATCCAGGCCCAGGCGATTCCCGCCGTGCTCAAGGGCCGCGATCTGATGGGGGCGGCGCAGACCGGCACCGGCAAGACCGCCGGTTTCGCCCTGCCTGTGCTGCAGCGGTTGTGTACCGATGGGCCGAAGGTGATGAGCAATTCGGTGCGCGCGCTGGTGCTGGTGCCGACCCGCGAACTCGCCGAGCAGGTCTACCAGAGCCTGCGTAGCTACGGGCAGGACCTGCCCCTGCGCAGTTATGCGGTGTACGGCGGGGTCAGCCTCAATCCGCAGATGATGGCCTTGCGCAAAGGCATCGATGTACTGGTCGCCACGCCCGGGCGGCTGCTCGATCTGTACCGGCAGAACGCGGTGAAGTTCGCCCAGCTGCAAGTTCTCGTGCTCGACGAAGCCGATCGCATGCTCGATCTCGGTTTCGCCCGCGAGCTCGACGAGCTGTTCGCTGCACTACCGAAAAAGCGCCAGACCCTGCTGTTCTCGGCGACCTTTTCCGAGCCCATCCGGCAACTGGCCGGCGAGCTGCTGCGCGACCCGCTGTCGGTCGAGGTGAGCCCGCGCAATACCGCGGCGAAGACGGTCAAGCAATGGCTGGTGCCGGTGGACAAGAAGCGCAAGACCGAGCTGTTCCTGACGCTGCTCGAGGAGCGCCGCTGGACGCAGGTACTGGTGTTCGCCAGGACGCGCAAGGGCGTCGATGCTTTGGTCGAGGCGCTGGAACGGGCCGGCATCGCGGCTGACTCGATCCATGGCGACAAGCCGCAGCCCAGCCGTCTGCGCGCGCTGGAGCGCTTCAAGGCCGGTGAAGTGCGGATACTGGTGGCTACCGATGTCGCCGCCCGCGGGCTCGACATCCAGGGCCTGCCGCAGGTGGTCAACTTCGACCTGCCGTTCGTCGCCGAAGACTATGTGCATCGCATCGGGCGCACCGGCCGTGCCGGCGCCAGCGGTGAGGCCGTTTCCCTGGTGGCCGCCGACGAGGTCGACCAGTTGGCCGCGATCGAGACGCTGATCGGCCAGGTGCTGCCGCGCCACGAGCTGCCCGATTTCATTCCCGAACACCGCGTGCCGGCTACCGCGCCGGGCGGCCAAGTGATCAAGAAGCCAAAGAAGCCGAAAAAGCCCAAGGACGTGCCGGGCAAGGGCCGCATCCATCTGGGCAACTGGTTCGACGAGAACGAAAAACCCAACGCCAAGCCGATCCGCAAGGTACCGAGCCTGGGAGGCAGGCCGGCGAAGAAGCCGCGCTGA
- a CDS encoding TonB-dependent receptor domain-containing protein: MKSLNPLALAIAALVPTLASAADPLAYDDQLKLDDLVVTSARLPQTRSEATNLTTVFTRDDIDRLQPSTVADLLSRVPGVQIGQSGGRGSITGLYVRGTKSAQTLVLIDGQRVNNASGGAAPLEYLSVEQIERVEVSRGANSVIFGSEAMGGVIQIFTRRGQSEGLQPRVRMAYGNRGTWERSAGLSGGNGATRFSLNASAEDTDGTNRTDAEQGPNSDHDAYRNNGLSLNLSHRFSEDVEAGLSLLDQRGETEYDLGYMGSYPYDEFELKSYASYLAAQINDIWNSRLELGHSESRRFFRADDSNAKDSLSTYRDTVNWLNDLRLNAEHSLTLGAEWYEDSLNSNTAYAEDRRWNKAAYVQHRFSGEHFSTELGVRHDDNEQFGHENSWRGALTLPLDTRNQLVFSYSEGFRAPTFMDLYYPYGANPDLQPERSKSYEVQWRSQLAERTRLEASIYRTDIEDAIVLDSSWTPMNISEARINGFEAALSHELMGWHGELGVSVIDPRDRDTGKTLSRRARRTLSLDLDRQFGAVSVGASWRTVSRAYSDEANTRELAGYGVLGVRSSWQVSDEIELGLKVDNLLDKRYVLAQDTDYSSFPSVVRDYVEEGRMAQLSVTWTPSL; the protein is encoded by the coding sequence ATGAAATCGCTCAACCCCCTCGCCCTGGCCATTGCGGCCCTGGTGCCCACGCTGGCCAGCGCGGCCGATCCGCTCGCCTACGACGACCAGCTGAAACTGGACGATCTGGTCGTCACTTCGGCGCGCCTGCCGCAGACCCGGTCCGAGGCAACCAACCTGACCACCGTCTTCACCCGCGACGACATCGATCGCCTGCAACCGAGCACCGTCGCCGACCTGCTCAGCCGCGTGCCGGGCGTGCAGATCGGCCAGTCCGGCGGCCGCGGCAGCATCACCGGGCTGTATGTACGCGGCACCAAATCGGCACAGACACTGGTGCTGATCGACGGCCAGCGGGTCAACAACGCCAGCGGCGGCGCCGCCCCGCTGGAATACCTGAGCGTGGAGCAGATCGAACGCGTCGAGGTCTCGCGCGGTGCCAACTCGGTGATCTTCGGTTCCGAAGCCATGGGCGGCGTGATCCAGATCTTTACCCGCCGCGGCCAGAGCGAAGGGCTGCAGCCGCGGGTCCGCATGGCTTATGGCAACCGTGGCACCTGGGAGCGCAGCGCCGGCCTCTCCGGCGGCAACGGCGCCACACGCTTCAGCCTGAATGCCAGCGCCGAGGACACCGACGGCACCAATCGCACCGATGCCGAGCAGGGCCCGAACAGCGATCACGACGCCTATCGCAACAACGGGCTCAGCCTGAACCTCAGCCACCGCTTCAGCGAGGATGTCGAGGCCGGCCTGAGCCTGCTCGACCAGCGCGGCGAGACCGAGTACGACCTCGGCTACATGGGCAGCTACCCCTACGACGAGTTCGAGCTCAAGAGCTACGCCAGCTATCTCGCGGCGCAGATCAACGACATCTGGAACAGCCGCCTCGAACTCGGCCACAGCGAGTCGCGGCGTTTCTTCCGCGCCGACGACAGCAACGCCAAGGACTCGCTGAGCACCTACCGGGACACGGTCAACTGGCTCAACGATCTGCGCCTGAACGCAGAACACAGCCTGACGCTTGGCGCCGAATGGTACGAAGACAGCCTCAACAGCAACACCGCCTACGCCGAAGACCGGCGCTGGAACAAGGCCGCCTACGTGCAGCACCGCTTCAGCGGCGAACACTTCTCCACCGAACTGGGCGTGCGGCATGACGACAACGAGCAGTTCGGCCACGAAAACAGCTGGCGCGGCGCGCTGACATTGCCGCTCGATACCCGCAACCAGCTGGTGTTCAGCTACAGCGAAGGCTTCCGCGCGCCGACCTTCATGGACCTGTATTACCCCTATGGCGCCAACCCGGACCTGCAGCCCGAGCGCTCGAAGAGCTATGAAGTGCAATGGCGCAGCCAGCTCGCCGAGCGCACCCGCCTGGAAGCCTCGATCTACCGCACCGACATCGAAGACGCCATCGTGCTCGACTCCAGCTGGACGCCGATGAACATCTCCGAGGCGCGCATCAATGGCTTCGAAGCCGCACTGTCCCATGAGCTGATGGGCTGGCACGGCGAACTGGGCGTCAGCGTCATCGATCCGCGCGACCGCGACACCGGCAAGACGCTCAGCCGCCGCGCCCGACGCACGCTGAGCCTCGACCTGGACCGCCAGTTCGGCGCCGTGTCGGTCGGTGCCAGCTGGCGCACCGTCAGCCGTGCCTACAGCGACGAGGCCAATACGCGCGAACTGGCCGGCTATGGCGTACTCGGCGTGCGCAGCAGCTGGCAGGTCAGCGACGAGATCGAACTGGGGCTGAAGGTCGACAACCTGCTGGACAAGCGTTACGTGCTGGCCCAGGACACCGACTACTCGAGCTTCCCGAGCGTCGTGCGCGACTACGTCGAGGAGGGCCGCATGGCGCAGCTTTCGGTGACCTGGACGCCGTCGCTCTGA
- a CDS encoding ABC transporter substrate-binding protein, with product MLRDLKYACCLLGALLAPLAPLAAQAAPSRVVSLDLCMDWALAHYARPAQVAALSPMHRRYRLPAFDGDWPEHDGSLERLVELRPDLVLVGQYSALLLRERLRALGIRVEVIPLPTTLAEIEGYERRLLELLGQDPDRATAPPAPHQPEPDAPRLLLLGANGIGTGRDTFEHQLIEQAGWRNYLGQSGHVRLDLEAIVADPPDAILFAAAPERALANSFAQHPALRRAIAPKAWLSTDYWRWQCPGPWMWDLIGQLNQWLD from the coding sequence GTGCTGCGCGATCTGAAATACGCTTGCTGTCTGCTCGGCGCGCTGCTGGCCCCGCTGGCCCCGCTGGCCGCGCAAGCGGCCCCCTCTCGGGTCGTCTCGCTGGACCTGTGCATGGACTGGGCGCTGGCGCACTACGCCAGGCCTGCTCAGGTCGCTGCACTCTCGCCGATGCATCGGCGCTATCGGTTGCCGGCTTTCGACGGTGACTGGCCCGAGCATGACGGCTCGCTGGAGCGCCTCGTCGAATTGCGACCGGACCTGGTGCTGGTCGGCCAGTACAGTGCCCTGCTCCTGCGCGAGCGTCTGCGCGCGCTCGGCATACGCGTCGAAGTCATTCCACTGCCGACCACCCTGGCCGAAATCGAGGGCTACGAGCGTCGGCTACTCGAACTACTCGGCCAGGACCCGGACCGCGCCACGGCGCCCCCGGCGCCGCATCAGCCGGAACCGGATGCCCCACGCCTGCTGCTGCTCGGTGCCAACGGCATCGGCACCGGGCGCGATACCTTCGAGCACCAGCTGATCGAACAGGCCGGCTGGCGCAACTACCTCGGGCAGTCCGGCCACGTCCGCCTCGATCTGGAGGCCATCGTGGCCGACCCGCCGGATGCCATCCTGTTCGCCGCCGCCCCCGAACGGGCACTGGCCAACAGCTTCGCCCAACATCCTGCGCTGCGCCGGGCCATTGCGCCCAAGGCCTGGCTGAGCACCGACTACTGGCGCTGGCAGTGCCCCGGGCCCTGGATGTGGGATCTGATAGGACAGCTCAACCAATGGCTCGATTAG
- a CDS encoding FecCD family ABC transporter permease, translating to MARLVTPALALLLAASALLSLSLGSTSVPVLGGLGDWLAGKASLGAIVIGDIRLPRTLLALGVGAALGLSGAALQGLLRNPLADPALTGASQGAALGAAAVFYFGLLPQLGSAAPAVAGLAGALAALLLMLALAGGARPAMVIMAGLAISTLAGAALATVLNFAPNPYAMQELVFWLLGSVSERGLDHLALLGPALLAGAALIFSQRRLLSGLSLGEQVAESMGLNVRRGSRLIVLGVALLVGSSVAVAGAIGFVGLLVPHLVRPLVRHRPERVLLPAALAGATLVCLADIGVRLLPPGRELKLGVLTALLGTPLFVWLVWKERNRWS from the coding sequence ATGGCTCGATTAGTCACTCCCGCGCTCGCGCTGCTGCTGGCCGCCAGCGCGCTGCTCTCGCTCAGCCTCGGCTCCACCTCGGTGCCGGTGCTCGGCGGCCTCGGCGACTGGCTGGCCGGCAAGGCCAGCCTCGGTGCGATCGTCATTGGCGACATCCGTTTGCCGCGCACACTGCTGGCCCTGGGCGTTGGCGCTGCGCTCGGCCTGAGCGGTGCCGCCTTGCAGGGGCTGTTGCGCAATCCGCTGGCCGATCCGGCGCTGACAGGCGCCAGCCAGGGTGCGGCACTCGGCGCGGCTGCGGTGTTCTACTTCGGCCTGCTGCCGCAGCTGGGTAGCGCCGCCCCGGCCGTGGCGGGCCTTGCCGGGGCACTGGCGGCCCTGTTGCTGATGCTGGCGCTGGCCGGAGGGGCCCGGCCTGCGATGGTCATCATGGCGGGGCTGGCAATCTCCACCCTTGCCGGTGCCGCACTGGCAACCGTGCTCAACTTTGCTCCCAACCCCTACGCCATGCAGGAACTGGTGTTCTGGCTGCTGGGCTCGGTGTCCGAGCGCGGTCTCGACCATCTGGCGCTGCTGGGCCCGGCGCTGCTGGCCGGTGCCGCTCTGATCTTCAGCCAGCGGCGCCTGCTCAGCGGCCTCAGTCTGGGCGAGCAGGTGGCCGAGAGCATGGGCCTGAACGTGCGCCGTGGCAGCCGCCTGATCGTGCTCGGCGTCGCCCTGTTGGTCGGCAGCTCGGTCGCGGTGGCCGGCGCCATCGGTTTTGTCGGTCTGCTGGTGCCACACCTGGTGCGGCCGCTGGTTCGCCACCGGCCGGAGCGAGTGCTGCTGCCGGCGGCCCTGGCCGGCGCCACGCTGGTCTGCCTGGCTGACATCGGCGTGCGCCTGCTGCCGCCCGGCCGGGAACTCAAGCTCGGCGTGCTGACCGCGCTGCTCGGTACACCGCTGTTCGTCTGGCTGGTCTGGAAGGAGCGCAACCGATGGAGCTGA
- a CDS encoding ABC transporter ATP-binding protein, which produces MELIDAKQLAVPGRLHGIDLTLTPGQMLGLIGPNGSGKSTVLQCLAGIQTHAGQVALEGRDARQLPASIRARRIGLLPQACQSAWALSVGDVVALGRLPWHDRDAAAIGRAIEQTGIGAWLGERVDHLSGGEQARVWLARVLAGEPHLLLADEPIASLDLLHQRNVMQLLREYAAGERGVIVALHDLALAARYCDRLCLLHGGRVQAAGTPAEVLTEANLQAVFGVEVKVDLDVHPPIVSLR; this is translated from the coding sequence ATGGAGCTGATCGACGCGAAACAGCTGGCGGTGCCCGGCCGCCTGCATGGCATCGACCTGACGCTAACGCCTGGGCAGATGCTCGGCCTGATCGGCCCCAACGGCTCGGGAAAATCGACCGTTCTGCAATGCCTGGCCGGCATCCAGACCCATGCCGGGCAGGTCGCACTCGAAGGCCGTGACGCGCGACAGCTGCCGGCCAGCATCCGGGCCAGGCGGATCGGCCTGCTGCCTCAGGCCTGCCAGAGCGCCTGGGCGCTGAGCGTAGGCGACGTGGTGGCGCTTGGCCGGCTGCCCTGGCACGACAGGGACGCTGCGGCCATCGGCCGGGCCATCGAACAGACCGGCATCGGTGCCTGGCTCGGCGAGCGCGTCGACCACCTTTCCGGCGGCGAGCAGGCGCGCGTCTGGCTGGCTCGGGTGCTGGCGGGCGAGCCTCACCTGCTGCTGGCCGACGAGCCGATCGCCAGCCTCGACCTGCTCCATCAGCGCAACGTCATGCAACTGCTGCGCGAATACGCCGCCGGCGAGCGCGGAGTGATCGTCGCCCTGCACGACCTGGCGTTGGCCGCGCGCTACTGCGATCGCCTCTGCCTGCTCCACGGCGGGCGCGTGCAGGCCGCCGGCACGCCCGCCGAGGTACTGACCGAGGCCAACCTGCAGGCGGTCTTTGGCGTCGAGGTCAAGGTCGACCTCGACGTTCACCCTCCCATCGTCTCCCTGAGGTGA
- a CDS encoding ATP:cob(I)alamin adenosyltransferase: MALKPGKNLDELCYPFIYETAYLCDYEVITDELCGHIGAVLADLPDEMVDLRADLEQLQPLAFHLNGSVRGRLAIDETHIAWLTQRLAHYRAEVAERLTGFVLPRGTAPVPQLHLARSAAKKAIRALVRVDEEGREVPMLLPRLLNLMCNFCFTLTLVINQRRGVAEVPFKSESYGR; the protein is encoded by the coding sequence ATGGCGCTGAAACCCGGCAAGAACCTCGATGAACTCTGCTATCCGTTCATCTACGAAACCGCTTACCTGTGCGATTACGAGGTCATCACCGACGAGCTGTGCGGGCACATCGGGGCGGTGCTGGCAGACCTGCCGGACGAGATGGTCGACCTGCGTGCCGACCTCGAGCAGCTGCAGCCGCTGGCCTTCCACCTCAACGGCTCGGTGCGCGGGCGGCTGGCGATCGACGAAACGCACATTGCCTGGCTGACGCAGCGGCTCGCGCACTATCGTGCCGAGGTCGCCGAACGGCTCACCGGCTTCGTCCTGCCGCGCGGCACGGCGCCGGTGCCGCAGCTGCATCTGGCGCGCTCGGCGGCGAAAAAAGCCATCCGCGCGCTGGTGCGGGTCGATGAAGAGGGGCGCGAAGTGCCCATGCTGCTGCCGCGGCTGCTCAACCTGATGTGCAACTTCTGCTTTACCCTGACACTGGTGATCAACCAGCGGCGCGGTGTGGCCGAGGTGCCGTTCAAGAGCGAAAGCTACGGCCGCTGA
- the ribA gene encoding GTP cyclohydrolase II: MSVVFVAASKLPTPFGVFTMHGFLDQDTGKEHVALTMGDVADGEPVLGRLHSECLTGDALFSLRCDCGAQLEAALQAIAAEGRGVLLYLRQEGRGIGLLNKIRAYELQDGGADTVEANERLGFAPDMRDYAICLPMLEHLGIREIKLMTNNPRKMKALQGFGIRIAERKPLQIAHNPYNRKYLATKAGKLGHLLGEIHQGEAEQS, encoded by the coding sequence GTGTCTGTCGTTTTCGTCGCTGCCTCCAAACTGCCGACGCCGTTCGGCGTGTTCACCATGCATGGATTTCTCGACCAGGATACGGGCAAGGAGCATGTTGCGCTGACGATGGGCGATGTGGCGGACGGCGAGCCGGTGCTGGGCCGTCTGCATTCCGAATGCCTGACCGGTGACGCGCTGTTCAGCCTGCGCTGCGACTGTGGTGCACAGCTGGAGGCCGCGCTGCAGGCCATCGCGGCCGAAGGGCGCGGCGTGCTGCTCTACCTGCGGCAGGAGGGCCGTGGCATCGGCCTGCTGAACAAGATCCGCGCCTATGAGCTGCAGGATGGCGGCGCCGATACGGTGGAGGCCAACGAGCGTCTGGGCTTTGCGCCCGACATGCGCGACTACGCCATCTGCCTGCCGATGCTCGAGCACCTGGGCATCCGCGAGATCAAGCTGATGACCAACAACCCGCGCAAGATGAAGGCCTTGCAGGGCTTCGGCATCCGCATTGCCGAGCGCAAGCCGTTGCAGATCGCGCACAACCCCTACAACCGCAAGTACCTGGCGACCAAGGCCGGCAAGCTTGGGCACCTGCTCGGCGAGATCCACCAGGGCGAAGCCGAGCAATCATGA
- a CDS encoding TIGR02281 family clan AA aspartic protease, which translates to MRRANLLFACLLSLLPPVAQSASSVQVVGLFPNAAVLNVDGQRKLVRVGGRGPGGVEVVSADARGAVLRVDGVERRYELSREYSGGYAAPARTQLSVAKGLGGHYWVAGSIDGQPVQFLVDTGATSVAINENQARRLGIDHRVDGKPMVVSTASGTAKAWRVHLNRVKVGAIEVLGVEAVVVQGDAPTDALLGMSFLNRVSWREEQGMLMLESKL; encoded by the coding sequence ATGCGCCGCGCCAACCTGCTGTTCGCCTGCCTGCTTTCACTGCTGCCTCCGGTTGCCCAGAGTGCCTCGAGCGTGCAGGTGGTCGGGTTGTTTCCCAATGCCGCAGTGCTCAATGTCGATGGCCAGCGCAAGCTGGTGCGCGTTGGCGGGCGAGGTCCCGGCGGCGTCGAGGTGGTCAGCGCCGATGCCCGTGGCGCGGTGCTTCGGGTCGACGGCGTCGAGCGTCGCTACGAGCTCAGCCGTGAGTATTCCGGTGGCTATGCTGCGCCGGCACGCACGCAGCTGAGTGTGGCCAAGGGGCTCGGTGGCCACTACTGGGTGGCCGGTTCGATCGACGGCCAGCCGGTGCAGTTTCTCGTCGACACCGGCGCGACGTCCGTGGCGATCAACGAGAACCAGGCGCGCCGGCTGGGCATCGATCACCGGGTCGACGGCAAGCCGATGGTGGTGAGCACGGCGAGCGGCACGGCAAAGGCCTGGCGGGTCCATCTGAACCGGGTCAAGGTTGGCGCCATCGAGGTGCTTGGCGTCGAAGCGGTGGTGGTGCAGGGGGATGCGCCGACCGATGCGCTGCTGGGCATGAGTTTCCTCAATCGGGTCAGCTGGCGCGAGGAGCAGGGCATGCTCATGCTGGAATCGAAGCTGTAG
- a CDS encoding phosphatidylglycerophosphatase A family protein yields the protein MHQATSDEVRPAIWRNPWQNLAFGFGSGLMPKAPGTWGSLVALLFVPLWQLLPGWAYAVLLAAGLVFGVWLCGKVARDLGVHDHEGIVWDEFVGIWITFWLVPAGWHWLLAGFVLFRVMDILKPWPISWVDRHVDGGLGIMLDDILAGVAAWAVLQGLIVALG from the coding sequence ATACACCAGGCCACCAGCGACGAAGTGCGCCCCGCGATATGGCGCAACCCCTGGCAGAACCTGGCCTTCGGCTTCGGTTCCGGGCTGATGCCCAAGGCCCCTGGCACCTGGGGCTCGCTGGTGGCGCTGCTGTTCGTGCCGCTCTGGCAACTGCTGCCCGGCTGGGCGTACGCGGTGCTGCTGGCGGCGGGCCTGGTGTTCGGCGTCTGGCTGTGCGGCAAGGTGGCGCGGGACCTGGGTGTGCACGACCACGAGGGCATCGTCTGGGACGAGTTCGTCGGTATCTGGATCACCTTCTGGCTGGTGCCGGCCGGCTGGCACTGGCTGCTCGCCGGCTTCGTGCTGTTCCGCGTGATGGACATCCTCAAGCCCTGGCCGATCAGCTGGGTCGACCGCCATGTCGATGGCGGGTTGGGCATCATGCTCGACGACATCCTTGCCGGGGTGGCGGCCTGGGCGGTGCTGCAGGGGCTGATCGTCGCGCTGGGCTGA
- the thiL gene encoding thiamine-phosphate kinase: protein MGEFELIRHYFAAAACARSGGEVVLGIGDDCALLQLPPGEQLAVSTDTLVAGVHFPDGCDPFLLGQRALAVATSDLAAMAAAPIGFTLALTLPSADPLWLGEFARGLDEMALACSMRLLGGDTTCGPLCLTVTVFGRVPAGQALTRHGARPGDLLCVGGVLGEGAAALPLVLGEQKAEPAVAEHLLARYWSPEPQLALGEALRGRASAALDISDGLLADCGHIARASGVRLVVEQSRLPLSPAAVALLGTAEAERCALAGGDDYLLAFTLPPAELPALLEAGWPLWPIGRVEAGQGVALVDTAGDEIRVTAHGYTHFG from the coding sequence CTGGGTGAGTTCGAGCTGATCCGCCATTACTTCGCCGCCGCGGCCTGTGCCAGGTCCGGCGGCGAAGTCGTGCTTGGCATCGGCGATGACTGCGCCCTGCTCCAGTTGCCCCCTGGCGAGCAGCTGGCGGTGTCTACCGATACGCTGGTCGCCGGCGTGCATTTTCCCGACGGCTGCGACCCCTTCCTGCTCGGCCAGCGCGCCCTGGCGGTGGCCACCAGCGATCTGGCGGCGATGGCCGCTGCGCCCATCGGCTTCACCCTCGCATTGACCTTGCCGTCGGCCGATCCGCTCTGGCTCGGCGAGTTCGCCCGCGGCCTCGACGAGATGGCACTGGCCTGCAGCATGCGTCTGCTTGGCGGGGACACCACCTGCGGGCCGTTGTGCCTGACGGTCACCGTGTTCGGTCGCGTCCCCGCGGGGCAGGCCCTGACCCGGCACGGTGCACGGCCGGGCGATCTGCTCTGCGTCGGCGGTGTGCTCGGCGAGGGCGCGGCGGCCTTGCCGCTGGTGCTCGGCGAGCAAAAGGCCGAGCCGGCCGTGGCCGAGCACTTGCTGGCGCGCTACTGGTCGCCCGAGCCGCAGCTGGCCCTCGGCGAGGCGCTGCGCGGCAGGGCGAGTGCGGCGCTGGACATCTCGGACGGCCTGCTTGCCGACTGTGGCCACATCGCCCGCGCCTCGGGCGTGCGGCTGGTCGTCGAGCAATCGCGCCTGCCGCTGTCGCCGGCCGCGGTGGCACTGCTCGGCACGGCAGAGGCCGAGCGCTGTGCGCTGGCCGGCGGCGACGACTACCTGTTGGCGTTCACCCTGCCGCCCGCCGAGTTGCCCGCTTTGCTCGAAGCCGGCTGGCCGCTGTGGCCGATCGGCCGGGTCGAGGCGGGACAGGGCGTGGCTCTGGTCGATACCGCGGGTGATGAAATCCGCGTCACCGCGCATGGCTACACCCATTTCGGCTGA
- the nusB gene encoding transcription antitermination factor NusB, giving the protein MSLNRDDSQDAPQPKAKGKIATRRVARSLAMQALYQWHMAGQSLNEIEAQFRVDNDFSGVDGAYFHELLNGVARNKGDVDQAITPHLDRALDELDPVELAILRLCTYELMKRIDVPYRVVINEGIELAKTFGATDGHKFVNGVLDKLAPSLRSAEVRSQKR; this is encoded by the coding sequence GTGAGTCTGAACCGCGACGACAGCCAGGACGCCCCGCAGCCCAAGGCCAAGGGTAAGATCGCGACCCGCCGGGTCGCGCGCAGCCTGGCGATGCAGGCGCTGTACCAGTGGCACATGGCCGGCCAGAGCCTCAACGAGATCGAAGCGCAGTTTCGCGTCGACAACGATTTCAGCGGTGTCGACGGCGCCTACTTCCATGAGCTGCTCAACGGTGTGGCGCGCAACAAGGGCGATGTCGATCAGGCGATTACCCCGCACCTGGACCGCGCCCTCGACGAGCTGGACCCGGTGGAACTGGCGATCCTGCGCCTGTGCACCTACGAGCTGATGAAGCGCATCGACGTGCCCTACCGCGTGGTGATCAACGAGGGCATCGAGCTGGCCAAGACCTTCGGCGCCACCGACGGGCACAAGTTCGTCAACGGCGTGCTGGACAAGCTGGCGCCGTCCCTGCGCAGTGCCGAAGTGCGCAGCCAGAAGCGCTGA
- the ribH gene encoding 6,7-dimethyl-8-ribityllumazine synthase: MPLKTIEGTFIAPQGKYALVVGRFNSFVVESLVSGAVDALVRHGVREDDITLIRAPGAFEIPLVAQKVAQQGEYDAIVALGAVIRGGTPHFEYVAGECTKGLAQVSMEFGVPVAFGVLTVDSIEQAIERSGTKAGNKGTEAALSALEMVSLLAQLEAK, from the coding sequence ATGCCCCTGAAGACCATCGAAGGTACCTTCATCGCCCCGCAAGGCAAGTACGCCCTGGTAGTGGGCCGCTTCAACAGCTTCGTCGTCGAGAGCCTGGTCAGCGGCGCGGTCGATGCGCTGGTGCGCCACGGCGTTCGCGAGGACGACATCACGCTGATCCGCGCCCCGGGCGCCTTCGAGATTCCACTGGTTGCACAAAAGGTCGCCCAGCAGGGTGAATACGACGCCATCGTCGCGCTTGGCGCGGTAATCCGTGGCGGCACGCCGCACTTCGAATATGTCGCCGGCGAGTGCACCAAGGGCCTGGCACAGGTATCCATGGAATTCGGTGTGCCGGTTGCCTTCGGCGTGCTGACCGTCGACTCCATCGAGCAGGCCATCGAGCGTTCCGGCACCAAGGCCGGCAACAAGGGCACCGAAGCCGCACTCTCCGCACTGGAAATGGTGAGCCTGCTCGCGCAGCTGGAGGCCAAGTGA